Genomic DNA from Halobaculum sp. CBA1158:
CTCGACTCCGACGACGAGGAGACCCACCGCGAGGGAGCGCGGGAGGTCCGCGAGTTCGTGGCCGACCTGCTCCGCATGGACGCGGAGGCGTTCGTCAACTGCGCGTACGTCCGGCAGGGCGAGGTGAACAAGCTCATCAACGCCACGCCGTCCGACCGCCAGGACATGATCGACGACCTCCTCCAACTCGGCACGCTGGAGGAGTACCGCGACCGCGCCGGCGACGCCCGACTGGGCGTCGAGGACGTGTTATCGGAGCGCCGCGGCGCGCTGTCGAGCCTCGCCGACCAGATCGACGAGAAGGAGGCGAAGGACCTTCACGCACGGCTGAACGACCTGCGTTCGAAGCTCTCCGAGTTGGACGAGAACCGGGAGCACTACGAGCAGCAGAAGGCGAACGCCGAGTCGACCCGAGAGGAGGCCCGCGCTGTGCTCGACGAACAGGAGGACCGCCGAGAGGAGCTGTCGGAACTGGAGTCGGAGATCGAGGACCTGGAGGCGACGGTCCGCGAGGACGAGGCCGAGCGCGACCGCCTCGGCGACCGCGTCGCGGACCGGCGCGACCGGGTCGAGGAGCTGGAGGCGACCCTCGACGAGCAACTGGCGGGCGTCGCGGTCGACGACGCGAAGCCCGAGACCGTCGACGCCCGACGAGAGACGCTGGACGAGCGTGAGGCCGACCTGCGGGAGGAGCTGCAGGAGACGCGTTCGCAGAAGAACGCCTACGAGACGCAGGCCGAGCGACTCGCCGAGCGGGCCGAGGAGGCCGAGTCGCAGGCGGCCGAGAAGCGCGAGCGCGCCGCCGACCGCGAGGGCGACGCGGAGGCGGCCGCCGAGACGCTCGCCGAGCGCGAGGAGTCGCTGGCGGAGCTGGAGGCCGAGCGCGAGGAGCTGGAGGCCGTCTTCGACGACGCCCCCGTTGACATCGGTGAAGCGGCCTCTCACCGGGAGTCGGTTCGCGAGGATCTCGACGACGTGCAAGCGGAGATCCGCGAGACGAGCAACGATCTCGCGGCCGCGCGCTCGACCGTCGAGGAGGCCGAGCGACTGCTGGACGAGGGAAAGTGTCCCGAGTGCGGACAGCCGGTCGAGAGCTCTCCGCACGTCGACAGCCTCGAGGACGACCGCGAGCGCGTCGCGACCCTCGAGGCCGATCTCGAGGCCCTGAACGACCGGAAATCGGCGCTGGAGGAGTCGCTGTCGCACGCGGAGGAGCTGGTCGAGGCGGAGAACCGACTCGGGCAGATCGCCGACACTCGAGAGCTCGTCGAGGACGCGATCGAGGAGAAAGAGTCCGAGATCGAGGGGAACCGCGAGCGCGCTGCCGACCTGCGTACGGAGGCCGAGGAGCTGGAATCGACCGCCGAGCAGCGCCGTGAGGCGGCCGGGACGCAGACCGAGCGGGCCGAGGAAACGCGGGAGACCATCGAGGGGCTCGAGGCCGACCTCGAGGCGCTCGACGACGCTCGCGACCGCCTCGACGATCTGGCGTCGACGCGGGAGGCGCTCGACGAGGCCGAGGCCGACATCGAGCGACTATCCGAGAAGCGCGCCGAGGTCGCCGACAGGAACGAGGAGCGCCGGGAGTTCCTCGCCTCGAAGCGGTCCCGGCGTGACGACCTGCGGGAGGCGTTCGACGAGGAGCGCATCGAGGAGGCACGCGACCGCCTGTCGGAGGCGAACGACTACATCGAGCAGGTGAGCGAGACGCTGACGGAGTTGGCCGAGCGTCGCGACGAGCTCACCACCCGGATCGGCGGCATCGAGGCGGAGATCGACGAGTTGGAGGACCTCCGCGAGCGTCGCGACGACCTCGCCGCTCGCGTCGACGAGCTGGAGGCGCTCCACGAGGAGACCGAGGAACTGGAGGCGATGTACGGCGACCTCCGGGCCGAGCTTCGCCGCGCGAACGTCGAGAGCCTGGAGCGGATGCTCAACGAGACGTTCGAGCTGGTGTACGGCAACGACGCCTACTCGCACATCGAACTCGACGGCGAGTACGAACTCACCGTCTTCCAGAAGGACGGCGAGCCGCTCGACCCCGAGCAGCTCTCCGGGGGAGAACGCGCGCTGTTCAACCTCTCGCTGCGGTGTGCGATCTACCGCCTGCTCGCGGAGGGGATCGAGGGCGCGGCTCCGACGCCGCCGTTGATACTCGACGAGCCGACCGTCTTCCTCGACTCCGGCCACGTCTCTCGGCTGGCGGACCTGATCGAGGAGATGCGCGGATTCGGGGTCCGCCAGATCCTCATCGTCAGCCACGACGACGAACTGGTCGCCGCCGCAGACGAACTCGTCAGGGTCGAAAAGGACCCGACCTCGAACCGCTCGACGGTCGAACACGCGAGCGACCCGTCGCTGACGACCGTCGCGAGCGAACTGAACGCCGGCGAGTAGCGCGGCGGACGATCCGCTCGCTCGACGGTCCGATCGTTCGGCTACGCGCGGAACCGATCCACGACGGTCACCGCCTCGTCGGTCGGCTCGTAGCCGCGTTCGCCGGCGACGGTCGTCTCCGCGAGCAGGCCGGCCGCGCGGAACTCCGCGAGCACCCCGTGGAGGTCCGACTCGCAGAGGTCGTAGGAGTCGAGCAGCGTCCGGACCGACAGCGGACCGCGGTCGACGAACTCCACGAGCAGTCCGAGCGCGCGCTCGTCGCGACACGCCAACACCGCCCGACGCACGTCGTTCGAGACCCCGGTGGCGGCCGCCGACAGCGGTGACTCCCCCTCCGTCTGGAGCCGGTCGTTCGGGAGATGTCGCTCTTCGCCGGTGGCCGGGTCGCGAACGAGACTCGACTCCGACGAGCGTTTCACCAACAGATATCGGGTGCCGTCGGCGTCCCGGACGGACTGCATGAGCGAACGAAGCGCCCGAGTCCGAAAAGGCGTGTCGGTGGCCGGGCGGTCAGTCCTCCCCCGCTCGGACATCGCCCCCCGTCTCGGAGGCGTCGCCGTCGGGGTGAGCATCGATCGCGGCGTCATCGTCGGCGTCGCGCTCGGCTTCGGTCGGATCGTCGGCGTCGCCGACGC
This window encodes:
- the rad50 gene encoding DNA double-strand break repair ATPase Rad50; the encoded protein is MRFDRVRLRNFKPYADTDVRLSDGVTVIHGLNGSGKSSLLEACFFALYGSRALDGTLGDVVTNGAEECEVELWFTHDGRSFSIRRELKRYGDQIQTTTCTLDSDDEETHREGAREVREFVADLLRMDAEAFVNCAYVRQGEVNKLINATPSDRQDMIDDLLQLGTLEEYRDRAGDARLGVEDVLSERRGALSSLADQIDEKEAKDLHARLNDLRSKLSELDENREHYEQQKANAESTREEARAVLDEQEDRREELSELESEIEDLEATVREDEAERDRLGDRVADRRDRVEELEATLDEQLAGVAVDDAKPETVDARRETLDEREADLREELQETRSQKNAYETQAERLAERAEEAESQAAEKRERAADREGDAEAAAETLAEREESLAELEAEREELEAVFDDAPVDIGEAASHRESVREDLDDVQAEIRETSNDLAAARSTVEEAERLLDEGKCPECGQPVESSPHVDSLEDDRERVATLEADLEALNDRKSALEESLSHAEELVEAENRLGQIADTRELVEDAIEEKESEIEGNRERAADLRTEAEELESTAEQRREAAGTQTERAEETRETIEGLEADLEALDDARDRLDDLASTREALDEAEADIERLSEKRAEVADRNEERREFLASKRSRRDDLREAFDEERIEEARDRLSEANDYIEQVSETLTELAERRDELTTRIGGIEAEIDELEDLRERRDDLAARVDELEALHEETEELEAMYGDLRAELRRANVESLERMLNETFELVYGNDAYSHIELDGEYELTVFQKDGEPLDPEQLSGGERALFNLSLRCAIYRLLAEGIEGAAPTPPLILDEPTVFLDSGHVSRLADLIEEMRGFGVRQILIVSHDDELVAAADELVRVEKDPTSNRSTVEHASDPSLTTVASELNAGE